A genomic window from Lycium barbarum isolate Lr01 chromosome 4, ASM1917538v2, whole genome shotgun sequence includes:
- the LOC132635205 gene encoding large ribosomal subunit protein eL43, which yields MTKRTKKAGIVGKYGTRYGASLRKQIKKMEVSQHSKYFCEFCGKYAVKRKAVGIWGCKDCGKVKAGGAYTLNTASAVTVRSTIRRLREQTES from the exons Atg ACTAAGAGGACCAAGAAGGCTGGAATCGTTGGCAAGTATG GTACCCGTTATGGTGCCAGTCTGCGTAAGCAGATTAAGAAGATGGAGGTTAGCCAGCATAGCAAGTACTTCTGTGAGTTTTGTGGAAAG TATGCAGTAAAGAGGAAAGCAGTGGGAATTTGGGGTTGCAAAGATTGTGGCAAAGTCAAAGCTGGCGGTGCTTACACATTGAA CACTGCAAGTGCTGTTACAGTTAGGAGTACAATCCGAAGACTGAGGGAGCAAACCGAGAGTTAG
- the LOC132635204 gene encoding uncharacterized protein LOC132635204 — MHQKNLEVQIGHQEHSDLSSKFNQKQYQIQNQTTPKENFPKYNLEIKIPSPDSSTNQIHFRDEPICQNQSPGKTLLSTPHKRPIMSQSSNLYHSNNNQQQNSHFKVPILKSNTSSNQSFLCPCSIPVLLATKRITLRLLHHSCHASWIRVHLKLFILLSLPSLYLLTSTNYLGSLLYFLFIIALVSFLVISLCVALPCVPSIRIFLARTLSINLHSSPTASKSRPSVVWSIGSKPKPERKPISGCWVQVYSNGDVYEGEFHKGKCSGSGVYYYRLNGRYEGDWIDGKYDGYGVETWSKGSRYRGQYRQGLRHGVGMYRSYTGDLYGGEWCNGQCHGYGVHTCEDGSSYTGEFKWGVKHGLGHYHFRNGDTYAGEYFADKMHGFGVYRFGNGHCYEGAWHEGKRQGFGIYTFRNGETQSGHWQNGILNVSTSLGTLPGSPSAVDHSKVLHAVQEARQTAEKAINVTKVDDRAKRAVAAANRSATAARVAAVKAVQNQIHQNEDSCHSPLSVV; from the exons ATGCATCAGAAGAATCTTGAAGTTCAGATTGGTCATCAAGAACACAGTgacctttcttccaaattcaatcaaaaacaataccaaatccaaaaccaaacaaccccaaaagaaaattttccaaaaTATAATCTTGAAATCAAGATCCCATCACCAGATTCTTCAACCAATCAGATTCACTTTAGAGATGAACCAATTTGCCAAAATCAATCACCTGGAAAAACCCTTTTGTCAACACCTCATAAAAGACCAATAATGTCTCAAAGTTCCAATCTTTATCACTCTAATAATAACCAACAACAAAATTCCCATTTTAAAGTTCCAATCTTGAAGTCAAACACTTCATCAAATCAGTCTTTTTTATGTCCTTGTTCTATACCTGTTTTGTTAGCTACAAAAAGAATCACTCTTAGGCTACTTCATCACTCTTGTCATGCTTCTTGGATTAGAGTCCATTTAAAGCTTTTTATATTACTTTCTTTACCTTCTCTTTACTTGTTAACTTCAACTAATTACTTGGGTTCTTTACTTTACTTTCTGTTTATTATTGCTCTAGTTTCTTTTCTTGTTATTTCACTTTGTGTTGCTCTTCCTTGTGTTCCTTCTATCCGTATATTTCTTGCTAGAACTTTGTCTATTAATCTTCATTCATCACCAACTGCTTCAAAATCTAGACCTTCAGTTGTTTGGTCAATAGGGTCAAAGCCTAAACCAGAAAGAAAGCCGATTTCGGGTTGTTGGGTGCAAGTTTACAGTAATGGTGATGTTTATGAGGGTGAATTTCATAAAGGGAAATGTTCAGGAAGTGGGGTTTATTACTATAGATTGAATGGGAGGTATGAAGGTGATTGGATAGATGGGAAATATGATGGATATGGGGTGGAAACGTGGTCCAAAGGGAGCCGATATCGGGGGCAATATAGGCAAGGATTAAGACATGGAGTTGGGATGTATAGGTCTTATACAGGGGATTTATATGGTGGAGAATGGTGTAATGGACAGTGTCATGGATATGGGGTTCATACTTGTGAAGATGGAAGCAGTTATACAGGGGAGTTTAAGTGGGGTGTTAAACATGGATTAGGCCATTATCATTTCAG AAATGGGGATACATATGCTGGAGAGTATTTTGCGGATAAGATGCATGGTTTTGGAGTATACCGCTTTGGAAATGGACATTGCTATGAAGGAGCCTGGCATGAGGGAAAGAGGCAAGGATTTGGCATTTACACTTTCAGAAATGGGGAAACTCAGTCCGGTCACTGGCAGAATGGGATACTTAATGTTTCAACTAGTCTTGGCACCCTTCCGGGATCTCCTTCCGCAGTTGACCATTCTAAAGTGCTTCATGCAGTCCAG GAAGCAAGACAAACTGCTGAGAAAGCCATTAATGTGACGAAGGTGGACGATAGAGCAAAACGAGCTGTTGCTGCTGCCAACAGGTCCGCCACTGCAGCAAGAGTCGCAGCTGTGAAAGCCGTCCAAAACCAAATCCATCAGAACGAAGACAGTTGCCATTCACCATTATCAGTTGTGTAA
- the LOC132635203 gene encoding uncharacterized protein LOC132635203 — protein MNISFPAGPIILTSASGFKLSEILTFESRQAFWQIVNYLSHRESLVPQGYGLVSICWLDCGAAMLMLTKLKGLLSLCMLKARNAFFSPQGIRDVKWLHELKRSAKSTCFY, from the exons ATGAATATTTCTTTTCCAGCAGGTCCAATAATCTTAACTTCAGCTTCAGGCTTCAAGTTGTCTGAAATATTAACATTTGAAAGCAG ACAAGCCTTTTGGCAGATTGTGAACTACCTGTCTCACCGCGAATCACTTGTTCCACAAG GTTATGGTTTAGTTAGTATCTGCTGGCTTGATTGTGGCGCTGCTATGTTGATGTTGACTAAGTTAAAAGGTCTTTTGTCCTTATGCATGTTGAAAgcccgaaatgccttcttttctCCTCAGGGAATTAGAGATGTAAAATGGTTGCACGAACTTAAGAGAAGTGCAAAAAG TACTTGTTTCTATTGA